One Syntrophaceae bacterium DNA window includes the following coding sequences:
- a CDS encoding glycosyltransferase family 9 protein: MDVGSQRRIDQALGPLICRLLSLFPGGRAPAWPPGRILVILLSEMGSLVLGASMFRRLREKYPQASIYALVFEKNREILDLLEVIPPENVLTLSDRSFAGLAGDSLAVIRRMRELRFDAVIDCELFARVSSIFSWFTRAPIRVGFHRHTMEGLYRGSFINRPVLYNPYRHISEQFLALVDAMESSTVPKNKFETDGRIPKEAPGLRLKPGELEAMEKRLRSDYPVIEGRKLVLIYPSGGILPIRAWPLGHFFRLAEALVEKGCVVSVIGLPADKNLAKAIQDHCRSPLCIDMTGYTKTIRELLVIFHLASLLVTNDGGPGQFAVMTPIRSILLFGPETPALYGPNSTRAKVFFSGIACSPCLTAYNHRNSPCDGDNRCLKVISPETVLACALEMLGQEPAG, from the coding sequence ATGGATGTCGGATCGCAGAGAAGAATCGACCAGGCGCTCGGGCCGCTGATCTGCCGGCTGCTCTCCCTGTTCCCGGGAGGCCGGGCGCCTGCATGGCCGCCGGGGAGAATCCTGGTCATTTTGCTTTCGGAGATGGGGAGCCTCGTGCTCGGCGCCTCCATGTTCCGGCGGCTTCGGGAGAAGTACCCCCAGGCCTCGATTTACGCCCTGGTCTTCGAGAAGAACCGGGAGATCCTGGACCTCCTGGAGGTCATCCCGCCGGAGAACGTCTTGACGCTCAGCGACCGCTCTTTCGCGGGGCTCGCGGGGGACAGCCTGGCCGTAATCCGCCGCATGCGGGAGCTGCGCTTCGACGCCGTCATCGACTGCGAGCTCTTCGCCCGGGTGAGCAGCATCTTCTCCTGGTTCACACGGGCACCGATCCGGGTCGGCTTTCACCGCCACACCATGGAGGGGCTCTACCGGGGGAGCTTCATCAACCGCCCCGTCCTCTACAACCCCTACCGCCACATCAGTGAGCAGTTCCTGGCGCTCGTCGATGCCATGGAGTCCTCGACGGTCCCGAAGAACAAGTTCGAAACCGACGGCCGCATCCCGAAGGAGGCCCCCGGGCTGCGGCTCAAACCGGGCGAACTGGAGGCCATGGAGAAAAGGCTTCGCAGCGATTACCCGGTGATCGAGGGCAGAAAACTCGTGCTGATCTACCCGAGCGGGGGCATCCTCCCGATCCGGGCCTGGCCCCTCGGGCATTTCTTCCGCCTGGCGGAGGCGCTCGTGGAGAAGGGTTGTGTCGTCTCCGTCATCGGCCTGCCGGCGGACAAGAACCTCGCGAAAGCCATCCAGGACCATTGCAGAAGTCCCCTCTGCATCGACATGACCGGGTACACGAAAACGATCCGGGAGCTCCTGGTGATCTTCCATCTCGCGTCGCTGCTCGTCACCAACGACGGGGGCCCCGGGCAGTTTGCCGTCATGACGCCGATCCGCTCGATTCTCCTCTTCGGGCCCGAGACGCCCGCCCTGTACGGTCCCAACAGCACGCGTGCAAAGGTCTTTTTCAGCGGGATCGCCTGCTCGCCCTGCCTGACGGCCTACAACCACCGCAACTCACCCTGCGACGGGGACAACCGGTGCCTCAAGGTCATCTCGCCGGAGACCGTGCTGGCCTGCGCGCTGGAGATGCTGGGTCAGGAGCCGGCGGGATGA
- a CDS encoding GtrA family protein, whose amino-acid sequence MSELMRGLMRVKKAVKDAVSRLPGGTWLVRQRFAKFGTVGFAGTVVNVGVLHFSNRFVYQGIASPHIRENLALLTAIFIATLHNFLWNRAWTWGDRKVHGRVSVFVQFLQYCMSCSLAIGLQILFTNILKQYMFLELANLFAIGISAVLNYVINHVWTFRVRAGKGSEKP is encoded by the coding sequence ATGAGCGAACTGATGCGCGGGCTGATGCGGGTCAAGAAGGCCGTCAAGGACGCCGTCTCCAGGCTGCCGGGCGGCACGTGGCTGGTGAGGCAGCGCTTTGCGAAATTCGGCACCGTCGGGTTTGCCGGAACCGTCGTCAACGTCGGTGTCCTTCATTTCTCCAACCGGTTCGTGTACCAGGGCATCGCTTCCCCGCACATCCGGGAGAATCTCGCCCTGCTGACGGCCATCTTCATCGCCACGCTGCACAACTTCCTCTGGAACCGGGCCTGGACGTGGGGCGACAGAAAGGTCCACGGACGGGTGTCCGTCTTCGTCCAGTTCCTCCAGTACTGCATGTCCTGCTCGCTTGCCATAGGGCTGCAGATCCTCTTCACGAACATCTTGAAGCAGTACATGTTCCTGGAGCTGGCCAATCTCTTCGCCATCGGCATTTCGGCGGTCCTGAACTACGTGATCAACCACGTCTGGACGTTCCGGGTGCGCGCCGGCAAAGGCAGCGAGAAGCCGTGA
- a CDS encoding glycosyltransferase family 39 protein yields MVITPREKRILSFVAALFAYRLLTIHTIQLAPDEAYYWYWGVHPSLSYADHPPMVAWIMALFTALGGDTELFVRLGGFLLSAAALFFLWDTARTLFPALRDLAGDVLLALNATLLFPAGSIVQTPDTPMLFFWAAAVWCGSRIAAGGSARWWYGWGAALGLGLLSKYTMILLVPCTFGFLVLCPSLRYWLIRKEPWIALALALLLFTPVLYWNWQHDWLSFTYQLRQGFTPKPKAAALKILEYVGGQAGVVTPVLFLAFTAYSVKAIRLCIEKECPAHLYLLCLSLPVILFFGISTSLGKVAEANWPAPAYISGFVLAGAVFRGFCASRPFHRRMLVAGLVLGLLAGLVVQTHLMSPFLPIPPEKDQSRQFHGWRDLGERISRIMVERPSERGYILVSDKGTTAAQAVFYSGDRLTGLDLFQPERYAFLGDLSSLRGRDAVLVLHGADEAGLKRYEGYFDALEPAGAHDAVFRGVRIERLSVRLYVARGFVGSWAPKGGGEKARR; encoded by the coding sequence ATGGTGATCACGCCCCGCGAAAAACGGATACTCTCCTTCGTCGCCGCACTCTTCGCCTACCGGCTGCTCACGATCCACACAATCCAGCTCGCCCCCGACGAGGCTTACTACTGGTATTGGGGTGTGCACCCCTCGTTGTCCTACGCCGATCACCCGCCCATGGTGGCGTGGATCATGGCGCTCTTCACGGCCTTGGGGGGCGACACGGAGCTCTTCGTCCGCCTCGGCGGATTTCTCCTCTCCGCCGCGGCCCTGTTCTTCCTCTGGGACACCGCCCGCACCCTCTTTCCTGCCCTGCGCGATCTTGCCGGCGACGTTCTTCTCGCCCTCAACGCGACCCTGCTCTTCCCCGCGGGCAGCATCGTCCAGACTCCCGACACGCCCATGCTCTTCTTCTGGGCCGCCGCCGTGTGGTGCGGAAGCCGCATCGCGGCCGGCGGATCCGCCCGGTGGTGGTACGGATGGGGGGCGGCCCTGGGCCTGGGCCTCCTGAGCAAGTACACCATGATCCTGCTCGTTCCCTGCACGTTTGGGTTTCTCGTGCTCTGCCCGTCCCTTCGGTACTGGCTCATCCGGAAGGAGCCCTGGATTGCCCTTGCGCTTGCCCTCTTGCTGTTCACGCCCGTCCTGTACTGGAACTGGCAGCACGACTGGCTCTCCTTCACGTACCAGCTCCGGCAGGGCTTCACGCCGAAGCCGAAGGCCGCCGCGCTGAAGATCCTGGAATACGTCGGCGGCCAGGCGGGCGTCGTCACCCCGGTTCTCTTCCTTGCCTTCACCGCCTACAGCGTCAAGGCCATCCGGCTCTGCATCGAAAAGGAATGCCCGGCGCACCTCTACCTCCTTTGCCTGTCGTTGCCCGTCATTCTCTTCTTCGGCATCTCCACGTCCCTGGGCAAGGTCGCCGAGGCGAACTGGCCCGCGCCGGCCTACATTTCCGGTTTCGTTCTCGCCGGGGCCGTTTTCCGCGGCTTCTGCGCATCCCGGCCCTTTCACCGGCGCATGCTCGTTGCCGGTCTCGTCCTCGGCCTTCTCGCCGGGCTCGTGGTACAGACACACCTGATGAGTCCGTTCCTCCCGATTCCGCCGGAAAAGGACCAGAGCAGACAGTTCCACGGCTGGCGGGATCTCGGGGAGCGGATAAGCCGCATCATGGTCGAGCGGCCGTCCGAACGGGGCTACATCCTCGTCTCGGACAAGGGAACCACGGCGGCTCAGGCCGTCTTCTACAGCGGGGACCGCCTGACGGGGCTCGACCTCTTCCAGCCCGAACGGTATGCCTTCCTGGGGGATCTGTCGAGCCTGCGGGGGCGTGATGCGGTCCTGGTGCTGCACGGTGCGGACGAGGCAGGCCTGAAGCGGTACGAGGGGTATTTCGACGCCCTCGAACCCGCGGGAGCGCACGATGCGGTGTTCCGCGGCGTGAGGATCGAACGCCTCAGCGTCCGGCTTTACGTCGCACGGGGCTTCGTGGGGAGCTGGGCGCCGAAAGGAGGGGGCGAGAAGGCAAGAAGGTGA
- a CDS encoding AURKAIP1/COX24 domain-containing protein — MGSVVKKRRKKISKHKYRKRLKANRHKKR; from the coding sequence ATGGGCAGTGTCGTCAAGAAGAGAAGAAAGAAGATCAGCAAGCACAAGTATCGCAAGCGCTTGAAGGCCAACCGGCACAAGAAGCGCTAG
- the hemW gene encoding radical SAM family heme chaperone HemW — protein MTRAKEDSHGGPENAGLYVHVPFCRSKCVYCDFYSVTDLSGVQEWYKALLVEMTFHGDFAAAFDTVYIGGGTPSCLPSGLLPDLLKRIRSALPVSADAEITVEVNPGDVDASSLARLREAGFNRVSIGVQSFDDGILSFLGRRHGGREALHAIDAARRAGFTNLSVDLIYGIPGQSHALWRRTLETALGFEPEHLSCYELTLERGTPLHCRVETGHTPPPPAEEEAYRFFSSTSIFLEANGFLHYEVSNFARGEDRISRHNHKYWDHSPYLGLGPAAHSFRTNRRWWNHRSLDRYIRDIRQGRVPAAGQEELSQEELQTEALYFGFRTRRGIDGPAFRERYGLDLFAQKGAVLRRMRAEGLIRIDGEFLCPTRSGLAVADRLCLL, from the coding sequence ATGACTCGCGCGAAAGAGGATAGCCATGGCGGACCCGAGAATGCGGGCCTCTACGTCCACGTCCCCTTCTGCCGCTCGAAGTGCGTCTACTGCGACTTCTATTCGGTCACGGATCTCTCCGGGGTGCAGGAATGGTACAAGGCGCTCCTTGTCGAGATGACGTTCCACGGAGACTTTGCCGCGGCCTTCGACACGGTCTACATCGGCGGGGGCACCCCCTCGTGCCTGCCCTCTGGCCTGCTGCCGGATCTCCTGAAACGCATCCGGTCCGCCCTGCCGGTCAGCGCCGACGCCGAGATCACGGTGGAAGTCAATCCCGGGGACGTCGATGCATCATCCCTGGCGCGCCTGCGCGAAGCCGGCTTCAACCGGGTGAGCATCGGGGTGCAGTCCTTCGATGACGGGATCCTGTCTTTCCTCGGGAGGCGTCACGGTGGGCGCGAGGCGCTCCATGCAATCGACGCGGCGCGCCGCGCCGGTTTCACGAATCTTTCCGTTGACCTCATCTACGGCATTCCAGGCCAGTCCCACGCGTTGTGGCGGCGGACCCTGGAGACCGCCCTGGGCTTCGAACCCGAGCACCTCTCCTGCTACGAGCTGACCCTCGAGCGGGGCACCCCGCTGCACTGCCGCGTCGAGACGGGCCATACACCCCCTCCTCCGGCTGAAGAGGAGGCATACCGGTTCTTTTCGTCGACCTCGATCTTCCTCGAGGCGAACGGCTTCCTCCATTACGAAGTTTCCAATTTCGCACGCGGCGAGGACCGCATTTCCCGCCACAACCACAAGTACTGGGATCACTCGCCGTACCTCGGCCTGGGTCCGGCGGCGCACTCCTTTCGCACAAACCGGCGATGGTGGAATCACCGCTCCCTGGACCGCTATATCCGCGACATTCGCCAGGGTCGGGTTCCGGCCGCGGGTCAGGAGGAACTCTCGCAGGAGGAACTGCAAACGGAGGCCCTCTACTTCGGCTTCCGGACAAGGCGGGGGATCGACGGCCCCGCGTTCAGGGAACGGTACGGTCTGGACTTGTTCGCGCAGAAAGGCGCCGTCCTGCGCCGCATGCGGGCGGAAGGTCTCATCCGGATCGACGGGGAGTTCCTCTGCCCGACGCGCAGCGGGCTGGCGGTAGCCGACCGGCTCTGCCTGCTGTAG
- the lepA gene encoding elongation factor 4 — protein MKHIRNFSIIAHIDHGKSTLADRLIQHTGMIEERNFRDQILDNMDIERERGITIKSQAVTLPYRARDGQDYVLNLIDTPGHVDFTYEVSRSLASCEGVLLLIDASQGVQAQTIANLYLAMEHNLAVIPVINKIDLPTADVERVLEQIDGELGLDPFSHIKCSAKQGIGIEDVLEAIVERIPPPNGDPEKPLSALIFDAQYDSFRGTVIHCRVFNGAVKPGDIIRFMSTGSTYRVEEVGRFALTRVKKDLLSAGEVGYIIAGVKTVSDVRIGDTITGDDRPVEKPLPGFKEIKPVVFSSIYPISSEDYEDLAVALEKYKLNDAALVYTKDSSAALGLGFRCGFLGLLHLEIVQERLEREFGQSIILSVPSVRYRFTLKNGSVVYVDNPSNYPDPASIEKAEEPFIRATMIMPEKYLGAVMKLCTEKRGANSTMNYLSPGRVELVYEMPLAEVLFDFYDRFKTVTQGYGSFDYDLIDYREGKLVLLDILVNGEKVDALSQIVHRDNARQRGVHACEKLKDEIPRQQFKIAIQGAIGGEIISRSTISPFRKDVTAKCYGGDITRKRKLLEKQKKGKKRMKMVGTVSIPQSAFLAVLQSDND, from the coding sequence ATGAAACACATCCGCAACTTCAGCATCATCGCCCACATCGACCACGGCAAGTCGACCCTGGCCGACCGGCTCATCCAGCACACGGGAATGATCGAGGAACGAAATTTCCGCGACCAGATCCTCGACAACATGGACATCGAGCGCGAGCGCGGGATCACGATCAAGAGCCAGGCCGTCACGCTGCCCTACCGGGCCAGGGACGGGCAGGACTACGTTCTCAACCTCATCGACACGCCGGGCCATGTGGATTTCACCTACGAGGTCTCGCGGTCGCTCGCCTCCTGCGAGGGGGTGCTGCTGCTCATCGACGCCTCCCAGGGCGTGCAGGCGCAGACGATCGCCAACCTCTACCTCGCCATGGAGCACAACCTGGCCGTCATCCCCGTCATCAACAAGATCGACCTACCGACGGCGGACGTGGAGCGCGTGCTCGAGCAGATCGACGGCGAGCTGGGTCTCGACCCCTTCAGCCACATCAAGTGCTCCGCCAAGCAGGGGATCGGCATAGAGGATGTCCTGGAGGCCATCGTCGAGAGAATCCCACCGCCGAACGGCGACCCCGAAAAGCCCCTCTCCGCCCTCATCTTCGACGCGCAGTACGACTCATTCCGGGGCACAGTCATCCACTGCCGCGTCTTCAACGGCGCGGTGAAGCCGGGCGACATCATCCGGTTCATGTCCACGGGCTCCACGTACAGGGTCGAGGAGGTGGGCCGCTTCGCACTGACCCGCGTGAAAAAGGACCTCCTGTCCGCGGGCGAGGTGGGGTACATCATCGCCGGCGTCAAGACCGTCTCCGACGTTCGGATCGGCGACACGATCACGGGGGATGACCGGCCTGTCGAGAAGCCCCTGCCGGGCTTCAAGGAAATCAAGCCCGTCGTCTTTTCGTCCATCTACCCGATCTCCTCGGAGGATTACGAGGACCTCGCCGTCGCGCTGGAAAAGTACAAGCTCAACGATGCCGCCCTGGTCTACACGAAGGATTCCTCCGCCGCCCTGGGGCTGGGGTTCCGCTGCGGGTTCCTGGGGCTGCTGCATCTCGAGATCGTCCAGGAGAGGCTCGAACGGGAGTTCGGCCAGTCCATCATCCTCTCCGTGCCGAGCGTCCGCTACCGCTTCACCCTCAAAAACGGCAGTGTCGTTTACGTGGACAACCCCTCGAACTACCCGGACCCCGCATCGATCGAGAAGGCAGAGGAACCGTTCATCCGTGCCACCATGATCATGCCCGAGAAGTACCTCGGGGCCGTCATGAAGCTCTGCACGGAGAAGCGGGGCGCCAATTCGACCATGAATTACCTGAGCCCGGGGCGGGTGGAGCTCGTCTACGAGATGCCGCTGGCCGAGGTCCTCTTCGACTTCTACGACCGATTCAAGACCGTGACCCAGGGCTACGGCTCCTTCGACTACGACCTGATCGACTACCGGGAGGGAAAGCTCGTCCTGCTCGACATCCTCGTCAACGGGGAAAAGGTCGATGCGCTGTCCCAGATCGTCCACCGCGACAACGCGCGCCAGCGCGGCGTGCATGCCTGCGAGAAGCTCAAGGACGAGATCCCGCGCCAGCAGTTCAAGATCGCGATCCAGGGTGCGATCGGGGGCGAGATCATCTCCCGCTCCACGATCAGCCCCTTCCGCAAGGATGTCACGGCCAAGTGCTACGGAGGCGACATCACGCGAAAGCGCAAACTCCTGGAGAAGCAGAAGAAGGGCAAGAAGCGGATGAAGATGGTGGGAACCGTGAGCATCCCCCAGAGCGCCTTTTTGGCCGTCCTGCAGTCGGACAATGACTGA
- a CDS encoding adenylate kinase: MNILIFGPNGSGKGTQGAVIQKKYGVPHIETGVIFRENIAKGTELGKKAKAYIDKGDLVPDDITIPMILDRLQEPDCAKGWLLDGFPRNLAQAEAMWKALQERNMKLDFVVEILLDRDIAKKRIMGRRLCPVDNNHPNNIYIDAIKPAEKNGKMVCRVCGAENLKTRADDQDEAAIDKRHGIYYDTKTGSLAAVNFFKQRVKVIEVDGTPGVKEVSETLLKKLG; the protein is encoded by the coding sequence ATGAACATCCTGATATTCGGACCCAACGGCAGCGGCAAAGGGACCCAGGGCGCCGTCATCCAGAAGAAGTACGGCGTTCCCCACATCGAGACGGGCGTGATCTTCCGCGAGAACATCGCCAAAGGGACGGAACTCGGCAAGAAGGCGAAAGCCTACATCGACAAGGGCGACCTGGTGCCCGACGACATCACGATCCCCATGATCCTGGACCGGCTCCAGGAGCCCGACTGCGCGAAGGGCTGGCTCCTCGACGGGTTCCCCCGCAACCTCGCACAGGCCGAGGCCATGTGGAAGGCCCTGCAGGAGCGGAACATGAAGCTCGATTTCGTCGTCGAGATCCTGCTCGACCGCGACATCGCCAAGAAGCGCATCATGGGCCGGAGGCTCTGCCCCGTCGACAACAACCACCCGAACAACATCTACATCGACGCCATCAAGCCCGCCGAGAAGAACGGCAAGATGGTCTGCCGGGTCTGCGGCGCCGAGAACCTCAAGACCCGGGCCGACGACCAGGACGAGGCCGCGATCGACAAGCGCCACGGCATCTACTACGACACCAAGACGGGGTCGCTCGCCGCCGTGAACTTCTTCAAGCAGCGCGTGAAGGTCATCGAGGTGGACGGCACCCCCGGCGTGAAGGAGGTCTCTGAAACCCTCTTGAAAAAACTGGGTTGA
- a CDS encoding MBL fold metallo-hydrolase, whose amino-acid sequence MIIRKAGKIVEGLYALADIDLPAWLVTAETPALFDAGITFMGPSYLREIRRYLGDESRLRWVFITHAHFDHAGTAPYLKRRIPGLKVAASRLAADILKKPNAVNLIRSLSLDYEQQHKSLFGEENVFFDGLEVDRTLEDGETVDLGGGWSFRVIATPGHTRDGISFYFPGIRALICGEAAGVPDRNFRIHPEFLASYRDYVSSLERLAALDTEIIMLSHHYVLTGEDARGYLKKSLESTLAFAERIRNYLAESGGDQESVVRRIFKEDHQDTGAIQQAERPYLINLAAKVKAVAENR is encoded by the coding sequence ATGATCATCCGGAAGGCCGGTAAAATCGTCGAGGGTCTTTACGCGCTGGCGGACATCGACCTGCCCGCTTGGCTCGTGACGGCCGAGACCCCTGCCCTCTTCGACGCGGGAATCACCTTCATGGGGCCGTCCTACCTCCGGGAGATCCGCCGCTACCTCGGCGACGAGAGCCGCCTGCGCTGGGTCTTCATCACCCACGCACACTTCGACCACGCCGGAACGGCCCCCTACCTCAAGCGCCGCATCCCCGGCCTCAAGGTGGCCGCGAGCCGCCTGGCGGCCGATATCCTCAAGAAACCCAACGCCGTCAACCTGATCCGGAGCCTCAGCCTGGATTACGAGCAGCAGCACAAGTCGCTGTTCGGGGAGGAGAACGTCTTCTTCGACGGGCTCGAGGTGGACCGGACACTCGAGGACGGCGAGACCGTCGACCTCGGAGGCGGCTGGAGCTTCCGGGTTATCGCCACGCCGGGCCATACCCGGGACGGTATCTCCTTTTACTTCCCGGGCATCAGGGCCCTCATCTGCGGCGAGGCCGCGGGGGTGCCCGACCGCAATTTCAGGATTCACCCGGAGTTCCTGGCCAGCTACAGGGACTACGTGTCTTCCCTCGAGAGGCTGGCCGCCCTGGATACCGAGATCATCATGCTGAGCCACCACTACGTGCTGACCGGGGAAGACGCCCGGGGCTACCTGAAGAAATCTCTCGAGAGCACCCTCGCCTTCGCGGAAAGGATCCGGAACTATCTCGCCGAATCCGGGGGCGACCAGGAGAGCGTCGTCCGGCGGATCTTCAAGGAAGACCACCAGGACACGGGCGCCATCCAGCAGGCTGAGCGGCCCTATCTGATCAACCTCGCGGCCAAGGTGAAAGCCGTGGCCGAGAACAGATAA
- a CDS encoding pyridoxal phosphate-dependent aminotransferase, whose amino-acid sequence MAVSKKIEAMITQSSWIRKMFEDGIRLKQQFGAENVFDFSLGNPNVPPPPELKKAMLEVAKDERPGVHGYMPNAGFPETRAAVAEKLSREHGVALGQDHVIMTCGAAGALNVILKTLLDPGDEVIIPVPFFVEYRAYVDNHNGVAKLVRTKEDFSLDLWAVEEAVTEKTKAILINTPNNPTGRVYDEQSIRALASLLEDKGKKYGRTLYLISDEPYDKIVYDGVEVPRLLKAYRHTLIANSYSKTLSIPGERIGFIAVNPATDSLELLLGGLVMCNRMLGFVNAPAFIQRVLTKLLESKVNVGEYQRKRDLLCDGLAAHGYEFTKPEGAFYLFPKSPIADDVEFVRVLQKKNILTVPGSGFGAPGYFRIAYCVEDRTIVSAMKGFGEVIRQYR is encoded by the coding sequence ATGGCGGTGTCGAAGAAGATCGAGGCCATGATCACCCAATCCTCCTGGATCCGCAAGATGTTCGAGGACGGCATCCGCCTCAAGCAGCAGTTCGGCGCGGAGAACGTCTTCGACTTCAGCCTCGGCAACCCGAACGTGCCTCCTCCCCCCGAGCTCAAGAAGGCGATGCTGGAGGTGGCGAAGGACGAACGGCCGGGGGTGCACGGGTACATGCCCAACGCGGGGTTCCCGGAGACGAGGGCGGCCGTGGCGGAGAAACTCTCGCGCGAGCACGGCGTTGCACTCGGGCAGGATCATGTCATCATGACCTGCGGGGCCGCCGGTGCCCTCAACGTGATCCTGAAGACCCTGCTCGACCCGGGCGACGAGGTCATCATCCCCGTTCCGTTTTTCGTCGAGTACCGGGCCTACGTGGACAACCACAACGGCGTGGCGAAACTGGTGAGGACAAAGGAGGATTTTTCTCTCGACCTCTGGGCCGTCGAGGAGGCCGTCACGGAGAAAACGAAGGCGATCCTCATCAATACGCCCAACAACCCCACGGGCCGTGTCTACGACGAGCAGTCGATCCGGGCCCTGGCATCGCTCCTGGAGGACAAGGGGAAAAAATACGGCCGCACCCTTTACCTGATCTCCGACGAGCCCTACGACAAGATCGTCTACGACGGCGTCGAGGTCCCGAGACTGCTCAAGGCCTACCGGCACACCCTGATCGCGAACTCCTACTCGAAAACCCTCTCCATTCCCGGCGAGCGGATCGGCTTCATTGCCGTGAACCCGGCAACCGACAGCCTCGAACTCCTTCTGGGCGGCCTCGTCATGTGCAACCGCATGCTCGGGTTCGTCAACGCGCCGGCCTTCATCCAGAGGGTCCTGACGAAACTCCTCGAGTCAAAGGTCAACGTGGGGGAATACCAGAGAAAGCGGGATCTCCTGTGCGACGGCCTGGCGGCACACGGATACGAATTCACGAAGCCCGAGGGAGCCTTCTACCTCTTCCCGAAGTCTCCGATTGCGGACGACGTGGAGTTCGTCCGGGTCCTGCAGAAAAAGAACATCCTCACCGTGCCCGGGAGCGGTTTCGGGGCGCCCGGCTATTTCCGGATCGCTTACTGTGTTGAGGACCGGACGATCGTCAGCGCCATGAAGGGATTCGGCGAGGTCATCCGGCAGTATCGATAA